One Papaver somniferum cultivar HN1 unplaced genomic scaffold, ASM357369v1 unplaced-scaffold_1569, whole genome shotgun sequence genomic window carries:
- the LOC113336986 gene encoding uncharacterized protein LOC113336986 → MGSDSSFGQDMVEKEEEKEGSLSLFSSENTVESVSKWSNSEDSSYISQETDIRLLVVDDLNDAEYTLLKQFEEVGINGEFRNYKRGTVIIVFLDGSKLYVVSDRRLSYEFINPDTKVKEYRICYRNKVKCEGLRVKVEEVGEKITACEGFLTALAGNYKIAHHVCENLKQMWINEEIGSDHRFFAERLEDHSTDTDFILVTPTNMGGFQISSVKDNEVRPMVGRLLCLGSGAGLAEKIILEKLKTLNQEISTVEMLKEVVYEVCGEENTVGGVVTVAVSEVVGESDKDKKLKTEFFRFPPLKRVWPITVLDDGIQFAKDDSFLLIDDKNVLDFGILEHIEEGDLSDYPVRPDLVRVRIFLDATDDPWFYHASNYSERTDFVDFEYSVLSYNQAKQKFNMVLESSKKETRELYESIIVGKTRMFWDNENIVFVIC, encoded by the coding sequence ATGGGGTCAGATTCTAGTTTTGGGCAAGATATGGTTGAGAAAGAAGAGGAGAAGGAGGGTTCTTTAAGTCTATTTTCTTCTGAAAATACCGTTGAATCTGTCAGTAAATGGAGTAACAGCGAAGATTCCAGTTATATATCTCAAGAGACAGATATTAGACTACTAGTGGTTGATGATCTGAATGATGCAGAATATACTCTACTGAAACAGTTTGAAGAAGTTGGTATTAATGGAGAATTCAGAAACTATAAGAGGGGAACGGTCATTATTGTGTTTCTTGACGGCAGTAAACTATATGTGGTCTCCGACAGAAGGTTGAGCTATGAATTTATTAATCCTGATACTAAAGTGAAGGAATATAGGATATGCTATCGTAATAAAGTAAAATGTGAGGGCTTGCGTGTGAAAGTAGAAGAGGTTGGTGAGAAAATCACAGCCTGTGAAGGTTTCTTAACAGCTTTAGCAGGAAATTACAAAATTGCTCATCACGTTTGCgaaaatcttaagcaaatgtggaTCAACGAAGAAATTGGTTCAGATCATAGGTTTTTTGCCGAAAGATTGGAAGATCACTCCACAGATACTGATTTCATTTTAGTTACTCCCACCAACATGGGTGGTTTTCAGATTAGCAGTGTGAAGGACAATGAAGTACGCCCTATGGTTGGTAGGTTATTGTGTTTGGGAAGTGGGGCAGGTTTAGCAGAAAAAATCATATTAGAAAAGCTAAAAACACTTAACCAAGAAATCAGCACTGTGGAGATGTTGAAGGAGGTTGTATATGAAGTTTGTGGAGAAGAGAACACCGTCGGGGGAGTTGTCACAGTTGCAGTTAGCGAAGTTGTCGGTGAAAGCGATAAAGACAAAAAGCTGAAAACAGAATTTTTTCGGTTTCCACCACTTAAAAGAGTGTGGCCTATCACAGTCTTGGATGATGGAATACAATTTGCAAAGGATGACAGTTTCTTGTTAATTGATGACAAAAATGTTTTAGATTTTGGAATCCTCGAACACATTGAGGAGGGGGACTTGAGTGATTATCCTGTTAGGCCAGACTTGGTTAGAGTCCGGATATTTCTGGATGCAACAGATGATCCTTGGTTTTATCATGCGTCCAATTATTCAGAAAGAACAGATTTCGTAGATTTTGAATACTCGGTTTTGAGCTACAACCAAGCTAAACAAAAGTTCAATATGGTCCTGGAATCTTCAAAGAAGGAAACTCGAGAACTTTACGAGTCGATAATTGTTGGTAAAACAAGAATGTTTTGGGATAACGAAAACATAGTTTTCGTCATCTGTTGA